A stretch of the Oncorhynchus clarkii lewisi isolate Uvic-CL-2024 chromosome 9, UVic_Ocla_1.0, whole genome shotgun sequence genome encodes the following:
- the LOC139416694 gene encoding tubulin alpha chain has protein sequence MRECISIHVGQAGVQTGNACWELFCLEHGVGPDGVFNEEDQGPNSRTDPFNTFFHTGSSGRHVPRAIFVDLEPTVVDEVRTGMYRQLYHPEQLISGKEDAANNYARGHYTVGKEIIDGVLERIRKMTDQCTGLQGFLIFHSFGGGTGSGFTSLLMERLSVDYGKKSKLEFAIYPAPQVSTAVVEPYNSILTTHTTLDHSDCAFMVDNEAIYDICRRNLDVERPSYTNLNRLIGQIVSSITASLRFDGALNVDLTEFQTNLVPFPRIHFPLVTYAPIISAEKAYHEQLTVSEITTACFEPSNQMVKCDPRHGMYMACCMLYRGDVVPKDVNAAIQNIKTKRSIQFVEWCPTGFKVGINYQPPTAVPGGDLAKVQRAVCMLSNTTAIAEAWARLDHKFDLMYAKRAFVHWYVGEGMEEGEFSEAREDLACLEKDYEELGRTSTESDDDEAGEEY, from the exons ATG AGAGAGTGTATCTCCATCCACGTGGGCCAGGCAGGCGTTCAGACGGGCAATGCATGCTGGGAACTCTTCTGCTTGGAACACGGTGTGGGGCCTGATGGAGTGTTCAATGAAGAGGATCAGGGGCCTAATTCCCGGACTGACCCCTTCAACACTTTTTTCCACACCGGAAGTTCTGGCCGCCATGTTCCCAGGGCCATATTTGTGGACCTGGAGCCAACGGTGGTTG ATGAGGTCAGGACTGGGATGTACAGGCAGCTCTACCATCCTGAGCAGCTCATCTCTGGAAAGGAGGATGCAGCCAATAACTACGCCCGTGGACACTACACCGTGGGGAAGGAGATCATTGACGGCGTCCTGGAGCGTATCCGTAAAATG ACTGACCAGTGCACAGGACTGCAAGGATTCCTCATCTTCCACAGCTTCGGAGGAGGCACCGGCTCTGGTTTCACCTCTCTGCTGATGGAGCGCCTTTCTGTTGACTACGGCAAGAAGTCAAAGCTGGAGTTTGCGATCTACCCAGCTCCCCAAGTGTCCACAGCTGTGGTGGAGCCATATAATTCCATTCTGACCACCCACACCACCCTGGATCACTCCGACTGTGCCTTCATGGTGGACAATGAGGCCATCTATGACATCTGTCGCCGCAACCTGGACGTTGAGCGTCCATCCTACACCAATCTCAACAGATTGATCGGTCAGATTGTTTCCTCCATCACTGCATCCCTACGATTTGATGGTGCGTTGAATGTTGACCTCACAGAGTTCCAGACCAATTTAGTCCCATTCCCCCGCATCCATTTCCCCCTGGTCACCTACGCGCCCATCATTTCCGCTGAGAAGGCTTACCATGAGCAGCTGACCGTCTCTGAGATCACCACTGCCTGTTTCGAGCCATCCAATCAGATGGTCAAGTGTGACCCTCGCCATGGCATGTACATGGCCTGCTGTATGCTGTACCGTGGAGATGTGGTGCCCAAAGATGTGAATGCTGCCATTCAAAATATCAAGACCAAACGTTCCATCCAGTTTGTGGAATGGTGCCCCACCGGTTTCAAG GTTGGGATCAACTATCAGCCCCCAACTGCTGTACCTGGAGGTGATCTAGCCAAAGTCCAGAGGGCTGTGTGCATGCTGAGCAACACCACTGCCATTGCTGAAGCCTGGGCCCGTTTGGACCACAAGTTTGACCTCATGTACGCCAAACGTGCCTTTGTGCACTGGTATGTAGGTGAGGGCATGGAGGAGGGAGAGTTCTCTGAGGCCAGAGAAGACCTGGCTTGTCTGGAGAAGGATTATGAAGAGCTGGGCAGAACAAGCACAGAATCTGATGATGATGAAGCAGGCGAGGAATATTAA